AGCAATTGCAATCATAGGAAGGTCTTGTAAACCAAATTCATCTAATACTTCTTTGGCAGATGAATACTGACCTTTACCACCATCAATTAAAATTAAATCAGGAAGAGTTAAATAATTTCCTTTCTCTAACATTGCCCTTTTAAATCTTCTTGTAAGAACTTCTTTTAACATTGCAAAATCATCTTGTTCAGCACCTTCTGTCTTAATATCAAATTTTCTATATCTTTTTTTAATAAATCCTTCATTTCCAAAAGTAATCATAGCACCTACACTATTAGTTCCTGAAATATGGCTATTATCATAAACCTCAACTAAGTTTAGGCCATCTTTAAGATCAAATTTTTTAGCCACACCATCAAATAAATTTTTGTTGTTATTTGTTTCATAAATTTTTCTATTAAGTGACTCTTTGGCATTTTTTTCTGCCATAGCGATCACTTTAGCTTTAGTCCCTTTTTTTGCTAAATTAATAGAAATTGTACTATTTTCTTTTTTGCTTAAAGTTTCTTCAATTAATTTCTTATCCTTAATTTCTGTATTGATAATTATTAATTTTGGAACATTTTTATTTTCATAAAACTGCATCAAGAAAGAAGACATTATTTCAGATACATTTTGGTCAGGATCATGTTTTGGAAAATAAGCTTGGTTGCCCCAATTTTGTTTGGACCTATAAAAAAATACTTGAATACAGGTTTTGCCAGACTCTTTATAGCCAGCAATTACATCTGCATCAACTAGATTGGCTTCATTAATTCTTTGTGACGATTGAATTATATTTAAAGATTTAATTCTATCTCTAAAAATAGAAGCTCTTTCAAAATCTAGCTTTCCACTGGCTTCCTCCATTTGTTTAGATAAATTTTTTTGTATGTCTCTTGATTTACCAGATACAAACTGAATTGCTTGATCTACTGATTTTTTATAATCTTCTTTATTAATATAATCGACACAAGGACCTGAACATCTTTTTATCTGATAAAGTATGCAGGGTCTTTTTCTATTCTTGAAAGTACCATCATCACAAACTCGAATTTGAAATATTTTTTGAAGCATTTTAATAGTCCAATTTGCAGTTCCTGCTGAAGCAAACGGTCCAAAGTAAAATCCTTCTTTATCTTTTTTCCCCCTATGTTTTGTAACTTGTGCCCATTGGTCTTTATTACTGATAAAAACAAAGGGAAAAGACTTGTCATCTTTAAGCAATATATTGAATTTAGGTTTATATTTTTTGATTAAATTAGCTTCTAAAAGAAGTGCTTCACTTTCATTCGCAGTAGTCGTTATCTCTAATTTAAAAGTTTGAGAGAGCATCCTTGCTGTTCTAATGATATGATTTTTTTCAGCTACATAGCTTTTTAATCTATTAGGCAGGTTTTTTGCTTTACCTACATACAAAATCACATCTTTATGATCAAGCATTCGATAAACTCCAGGACTTTTAGGAATTAATGGGAGCTCTTTTCTAATTACGTCTTTGCCTAATTCAGAGCTTTTCATGACTTCTTTTTTTGGTAATTTGGATACCAACAGAGGCACATTCTTTTATAATTTCTAATTTTTCAATTTTAAGCATTATCTTTCCAATTCGTTTATCCTTAAATAATACATCAAAAACATCTTCTGCAAGCGTTTCTAAAAAATTGTAGTGTTTCTTTTTTGCAAGCTTTGTAATTAGTTTTACTACCTGACCATAATTAACAATAGATTTAATATCCTTATCATTTGTTGGTTTTCTGTCTTCATAATCAATCTCTAAACTGAATTTTACTTTTTGAGTTTTTTCTTTCTCAAAATCATAATAACCAAGTTTTAAATCTAAAATTAGATCTTTAATTAAAATTTTTTTTTCATAATTAAATAGGCTTTTATTTTTATCTATTTTTACAACTCTAAGGTTATTTTTTTTCATATCTAAATTTTTGAATTTATATATTCAATTATTTTTGGGTGGTAATAATTAAAACAAGAGTAGGAAATTAAGTAATGTCCAGCAGCTTTTTTTTTCATCTCTTTGTATAATTTCTTATCAACTTTAATAAATTTTTTGTCACTTGTTAATTTCTCCTTACCTTCTGGCCAAGCTTCTTCCCAGCCACCTTTCATTTTATCTGCGATTTTACATTTTTTCCCATTGATAGTTATATCTTTGCCCGTATGCCCAGGTGTATCCACCCATTGTAATCCAGGTATATTTTTAAGATCTTTTTTCATCCATTCACTGTTACTATGCCAATCAGGTTCTCCATCAACTGGACTTGTAAACACTAATGCATCAATTTTTTTAAAGCTTTTTAATTCATCAATTTGCATTTTACGTAATGGTGTGTCTGGTTTTCGATCCCAACAATTAGGCATAAATGAAATGGTTGCGTTAAAGTCCTCTGGATGCAAACCTTTATGTCTTAGCGTATCAATTCCACCACAAGATAGACCGGACATAAATATTTGATTTCTGGGAGTTCCTTTTGCAACCAGTTCGTCAATAATTTCTTTATTAACATTAACCCTATTGGGGATACCCCAGTTTTCAAATATACAATCATACCAAGGTTGATGAAAAGCACCCTTAAATTTCCATCCACAAGCATACCCATCAGCACCACCTGCCTTGTGTAGTCTACCATTTATAAACAAAACTAGTTCTTTACCTTTTATTTTTGTCCCAGATATTTGCCCTAATTGTTTTGGTATATGATTTTTGCACTCTCCAGAGTCCTGCCCTTGTTTAACTTTCCAGCCACCTTTATTAAAGATTATTATAATCTTATTTGCAGGATTTGGAATATCAGTGCCTTTTATTACTTTAACTTTTTTTCCATCACTATAGATAAATGCATCACCGTTTATATGACCACTTTTACATTCTCTTGCTTCAGCAAAAGTATTTAGAGATAATAAAAAAATTGTTATAAAAAATATCTTTTTCATTCTTTTCCAATTACATCTGGTGTTTGCCAGTTTAAACTTTGCCCACTATCAATTGCAATTACTTGACCTGTAATTGAACTGTTTTTGATAAAAAAGTCAACAGCAGAACATATATCTTTTACATTTACTTGTTGCTTCAAAGGTGTTGCTAAGTACTGCTTTTTAAAATGTATCTCAGTTTGTCTTTTATTTTTTATAGTAGGACCAGGAGCTATTCCATTAACTCTTATATTTGGAGCTAATTCCATAGCACTAGTTTTTGTTAGAGTGTAAAGGCCAGTTTTACTTAAAGTGTAAGAAAAGAAAAAGGGAGTTAACTTAAAAACTCTTTGATCTATTATATTTATAATATTGTTGTTTTTACCCTTAACATTTTTTGAAAATTCTTTTGTAAGATATGCGGGTGCTTTTAAATTTACATCAATATGTTGGCTCCAGCTTTTAGAGGAAAAATTTCTAAGACTGTCATTTTCAAATAATGAAGCATTATTAACTAAACAATCAAAGTATTTTAATTTTAATTTTGAGAATTTTATAATTTTTTTTAAATCTTGTTCTTTGGCAAGATCACCTTTTACTAAATAAACTTTTGTTTTATTTTTTGACAATTCTTTTCGTAATTTTTCAGCTTCAGATTTAGATCTATTATAATGAATTACCATTTCAACTCCTGGGCCTGAGAGTTTCTTTGCAATAGCAGCACCCATTCTTGTTGCGGCTCCTGTGATAATTATTTTGTTTGCTTCCATTTTTTCTTACCTTTTTGTGCTCTTGTACCAGGTAAGCCCATCTTTGATCTACCTTTTGGATACACTCTGTTTTCTTGATTATAGTGTTTTACCTTAGGATTTAATACAATTTCTAACTCTGATGCTTCAAGGTTTCTTATTTCGTCTCTAATTTTTGCAGCCTCTTCAAATTCTAGGTTTGTTGCAGCATCTTTCATTCTTTTATTTAATTGCTTTAAATGTTTCTTTAAATTGCCACCAATATTGTCACCCGTCCCAACTTTTAGGTAGTCTTTTTCATAAACACTTTCCAAAACATCACTAATTTCTTTTTTAATTGAGGTTGCATCGATGTTGTGCTTTTTATTATAAGCAACCTGAATTGCTCTTCTTCTGTCTGTTTCTTGAATTGCTTTTTTTATACTCTTTGTTTCTTTGTCAGCATAAAGAATAACCCTTCCTTCAAGGTTTCTTGCTGCTCTACCTATGGTTTGAACCAAAGAAGTTTCAGACCTTAAAAATCCTTCTTTATCAGCATCTAAAATTCCAACTAATGCACATTCAGGAATATCGAGTCCTTCTCTTAATAGGTTTATTCCAACTAATACATCAAATACACCAAGTCTTAGATCTCTCATGATTTCTATTCTCTCAAGTGTGTCGATGTCTGAGTGTAAATATCTAACCCTAATCCCATTTTCATGAAAATATTCTGTTAAATCCTCAGCCATTTTCTTAGTCAATGTAGTAACTAAAACTCTAAAATTTTTATCTATTGTTTTTTTGCATTCATGCATTAAGTCATCCACTTGATTTTTGGCAGGTTTTATCTCAACTGGTGGATCAATTAAGCCAGTAGGTCTTATTATTTGCTCTACAAATTTACCTTTAACTTGCTCTAATTCCCATGGACCAGGAGTTGCTGATACAAAAACAGTTTGTGTTCTCATTGCATCCCATTCTTCAAATTTAAGAGGCCTGTTATCCATACAAGAGGGTAGCCTAAAACCATATTCTGCAAGGTTACTTTTTCTAGATCTGTCCCCTTTATACATTCCATTTAATTGTGGAACAGTAACATGACATTCATCTACAAATATAAGTGTGTTGTCTGGAAAATATTCAAATAGAGTAGGAGGTGGTTCTCCCGGTTTTCGTCCTGATAAAAAACGAGAATAGTTTTCAATACCAGCACAAGACCCTGTTGCTTCTATCATTTCTAAATCAAACTTTGTTCTTTCTTCTAAACGTTGAGCTTCTAATAATTTATTTTGTTCTTTGAATTTTTTTAAAGTTAATTCTAGTTCTCTTTTAATTTTTATTACTGCTTGCTCGATAGTTGGCTTTGGAGTGATGTAGTGACTGTTGGCATATACTTTTATAACATCTAAATCTTTTAATAAATCTCCTGTTAAAGGATCAAATTCTTCAAGTTTTTCTAGTTTATCTCCAAATAAACTTAATCTCCAAGCACGGTCCTCAAGGTGAGATGGAAAGATCTCTAAATATTCTCCTCTAGCTCTAAAAGTTCCTCTATAAAAACTTTGATCATTCCTTTTATATTGTAAAGCAACTAGGGATTTTATTAATTGTTCTCGGTTATAATCATAACCCGTCTTTAAGCTTAGAGTCATTTTACTATAAGCTTCAACCGAACCTAATCCGTAAATACAAGAAACACTTGATACAATAATCACATCATCTCTTTCCAGTAGTGACCTTGTTGCTGAGTGACGCATTCGATCTATTTGTTCATTAATAGATGCTTCTTTTTCAATATAGGTATCAGATCTTGGAACGTACGCTTCTGGTGTGTAATAATCATAGTAAGACACAAAATACTCAACTGCATTTTCTGGAAAAAATGATTTCATCTCTCCATAAAGTTGAGCTGCTAATGTTTTATTGGGGGCAAGTATAAGAGCAGGCCGATTAGTTCTTTCAATAACTTGAGCCATTGTAAAAGTTTTCCCTGAACCTGTTACACCAAGTAAAACTTGGCTTAACTCATCTTTATTTGCACCCTTAACTAATTGTTTAATTGCCTCAGGTTGATCTCCTGCTGGTTTAAAATCTGTTACAAGTTTAAACTTTTGTCCACCTTCTAGTTTCTGGTGAATTTCTGGATTTTTACTCTGTATATCTGTAATTAAATCTTGATAAGTATTTTGCATTATCTATAAAACTATTAGAATAAAATTATATTTCAATGAGCATTATATCAGACAGTCTAAAAAAGATTAAACCATCACCAACTATTGCTGTAACTCAAAAGGCAAGAGAGTTAAAAGCTGCTGGAAAAGACGTTATAGGTTTAGGAGCAGGAGAGCCTGACTTTGATACACCAGATAACATCAAACAAGCGGCTATAAAAGCCATTAATGACGGTGATACCAAATATACAGCCGTTGATGGAACTGCTGCTTTAAAAGATGCCATTGTTAAAAAATTTAAAAGAGAAAACAATCTAGACTACACAACTGATCAAATCACAGTTGGTGCTGGTGGAAAACATGTAATTTATAATGCCATGATGGCAACTCTTAATGAGGGGGATGAGGTTATTGTTCCTGCTCCTTATTGGGTTTCTTATCCTGACATGGTTTTATTAGCTGGTGGAACTCCAATTATTTTAGAGTGTAATGAAAAACAAGGATTTAAAATTAATCCAGTTGAATTAGAAAAATCTATAACACCAAAAACAAAGTGGATCATATTAAATTCACCATCAAATCCAACGGGTGCTTGTTATACTGAAGGAGATATTAAAGAAATTGCAAATATTTTAGCTAAACATCCTCACGTTCATATTTTAAGTGACGATATTTATGAGCACGTAACATATGAAGGATTTAAATTTTTCACTATTGCACAGATTGATAGCTTGAAAGAAAGAGTTCTTACAATGAATGGTGTAAGTAAAGCTTACTCAATGACTGGCTGGAGAATAGGGTATGCAGCTGGTCCAAAAGAAATTATTAAAGCAATTGCTAAAATACAATCGCAATCAACAACAAATCCATCTTCAATTAGTCAAGCTGCAGCAGTTGAAGCATTAAATGGAACTCAAGATTTTATTAAAGAGAGAGCAATATCTTTTCAAGAAAGAAGAAATTTTGTTGTTAAAGCATTAAATGAAATTGATGGGATTGAATGTTTAAATCCAGATGGTGCATTTTATGTTTTTCCAAGCTGCAAAGGCTTGATGGGGAAAAAAGATACAAGTGGTAAAGAGCTTAAAACGGATACAGATTTTGTTCAGTCTTTATTAGAAAATAGTGGAGTTGCAGTTGTTCAAGGTTCTGCATTTGGTTTAGAAGGTTTTTTTAGAATATCTTATGCAACTTCTATGGAAAATCTTAAAAAGGCTTTAGAAAAAATATCTACTTTTTGTAAAAGTTTAAACTAATGTTAAACGTATATCTAGCAGGCGAAATTCATAGTAATTGGCGAGAAGAAATCATTCAACTTTGTGAAAAAGAAAAATTAGATGTAAAATTTACATCTCCTATCACTGATCATGAGGCATCTGACAATTGTGGTGTAGAAATTCTAGGAGCTGAAGAAAAAAATTTTTGGAAAGATAGAAAAGGCGCTAATATTAATTCTATTAGAACCAAAAAATCTATTCAAGATTGTGATGTAATTATTGTAAAGTTTGGAGAAAAATTTAAGCAATGGAATGCAGCCTTTGATGCGGGTTATGCTACAGCACTTAATAAATCTATGATTGTTATTCATACCGATGATCACCAGCATGCCCTTAAAGAAGTAGATGGCTCTGCTGCTGCTGTTGCGTCAGATCAAAAACAAGCCTTTCGTATATTGAAATATATATTGAAAGGTTCCTTAAAGTAGTTCTAGTTATAATGAAAACAGCATTATTATTTGGGTCATCTGGTTTAGTTGGAGGGCATCTTCTTAATCAATTAATTAAAAATACTAATTACTCAAAAATAAAATTATTTGTTCGTTCAGTTCCTGAAATTAGCGATCCAAAAGTAGAAATTATTAAGACTGATTTTAACAGCTTACAAAACCACAAAGAAGATATCAAAGGAGATGACTGCTTTTTTTGTATTGGTACAACTAAGCAAAATTCACCTAATAAAGATGAATATCGAAGAATTGAACTTGATGTACCTAAAGAAATTGCTCAATTTGCAAAATCAAATTTGGTTAAATCATTTATTTTTGTCTCTGCGTTATATGCAAACCCCAAGAGTTCAGGAGACTATGTAAGATTTAAAGGACTAGTTGAAGAAGAGTTAAAACAACTTAATTTTCCAAAACTTGGAATAATGAGACCTTCCTTTTTAATGGGAGATAGAAAAGAAAAGAGGGTAGGCGAAAAAATAGGAATTTTTGTATTTAAACTATTATCACCATTACTTTTAGGACCTTTAAAGAAAATGAGACCAATTCATTCAGAAACAGTTGCAAGAGCAATGATAATTGTTATTCAAAATGATATTCAAAAAACTACTTTTGAGTCTAATGAAATAGTTGAAACTTTTAAGAACTAGTGAGATAAGAATTTTTCTGCTTCAAGTGCAGCCATACAACCCATTCCAGCAGCAGTTACAGCTTGTCTAAAGGTTTTATCTTTAACATCACCCGCAGCATAAACGCCAGGGATATTTGTTTCTGTTAAATCTGGTTTAGTTAATAAATAACCTTCTTTATCCATATCTAATTGATCTTTAAATAAAGCTGTTGCTGGATCATGACCAATTGCAATAAATAAACCATCTATTTTTAATTCATCAATTTTATTAGTCTTAAGATTTTTAATTTTAATACCTGTAACATTTTTAGGTTCACCATCGCCAATTACTTCATCAACAGCACTATCCCAAATAATTTCAATTTTTTTATTTTCCATTAATTTCTTTTGAAGCATCTTTTCAGCTCTTAATTCATCTCTTCTATGAATTAGTTTTACCTTTGATGCAAATTTTGTAAGAAACATTGCTTCTTCAACAGCAGCATTACCACCACCAACAACTGCTACAACTTTCTCTTTAAAGAAAAAACCATCACAAGTAGCACAAGCAGACACACCAAAGCCTCTAAATTTTTGTTCAGATTCTAAATTTAACCATCTTGCTTGAGCACCTGTAGAAATAATTATGCTATCTGCAGTATATTTTTGACCACTATCACCTATAGCTTCAAAAGGTGTAGATTTTAAATTTACTGATGAGATGTGATCTTCAATCATTTCTGTTCCAACAGCTTTAGCCTGATCTCTCATTTGATCCATTAACCATGGACCCTGAATTACATCTGAAAATCCTGGATAATTTTCAACATCTGTTGTTGTAGTTAATTGTCCACCAGGTGCAGAACCATAAACTAAAACAGGACTTAACATTGCTCTTGCTGCATATACAGCGGCCGTATAGCCAGCTGGACCTGACCCTATTATTAACACTTTTGTGTGTTTAATTGGATTTTCACTCATGCAGAAGTTATATAAGGATAAATGACAAAATTAAAAGGGATATTATTAACTCAGGGCATGCATGGTATGATCAGCCAAGTAGAAGGTTTAGCAAAGGCCCTTGATTTAGATTTTATACACGAGAAGATTGAACTAAATCATTTTTGGAAATTAATTCCTCCAAAGTTGACACCTATTTCTGAAAGTGTGTATAAAAAAATTAATCATGATGATTTTGATGTGATTATATCTTGTGGGCGTAAAAGTGTTATTCCATCAATCCATTTAAAAAATACAGCTAAAAAAAAAGTATTTAATATTCATATCCAAGATCCAAAAGTAGATTTAAATCATTTTGATTTCATTGTAGCTCCAGAACATGATGGGATTGAAGGCCAAAATGTTATCAGTACAAAAGGTGCAATTCATTACCTTACTGAAAGTGAAATAAATGAAAATAAAGATTATTTAAATTCATTTATTAAAAAAGATGAAAGAAAAATTTGGGCTTTAATAATGGGTGGTCCTACAAAGTATTATGAATATTCAAAAGAAAATATTAAAGCTATTTTTGAAAATTTAAACAACTTGAATAAACAGAACAACTTTCAATTAGTTGTGATCCCATCAATGAGAACACCAAAAAATATAATTCAATATGCAAAAGATTATTTTGGTGAAAATCATACAGTTATAGAAACTATAGATAAGAAAGCCTATCTATCAGCTTTAGCAATTTCAGAAAAAATTGTAGTAACATGTGATTCTAGCTCCATGATATCAGAAGCTGCTTTAACTGGAAAACCAATCTACGTAGCTAATATTTCACCTAAAAAAAATGACAAAAGATTTCAAAAATTTAGAAATTTATTTAAAGAATTAAATATTACTAGAATTTTAGGTGAAGAGATTGAAAATTGGAACTATCAAAAATTAGACGAAACGAATAGAGTAGCAAATATTATTAAACAAAAAATTAATTCTTAATGTCATTTTTAAATTCAATTCAAAATCAGTCAAAAAAACATGAATTTCCATTTGATCACTGGGAATATAATAATGCTCTATCTGATGGGGCCATTGAGGAAATTATTAAAGCTGATATTCCAGATGTAAGTAAGCATAATTTAAATTATGATGGCACCAGAGCAATTGATGGGGGTGCCGCAGAGTTTAGAGAGGGAATAGCTTCTGGTGGTGAAGCAATAAAATTTAGATGCTTTGTAACAAATGAAAATGGAAAAAAATTTCCAAACTTAGTAAAATTTATTAATGAACTTCAATCCAAGGAAGTTCATGGAACTATTTCAAAAATGATCGATAGAGATTTATCGAACTCATATGTTAGAGTTGAAGTTATTTGTGATCGGGAGGGTTTTTGGTTAAAGCCTCATTGTGATATTAAAGAAAAACTGATGTCTGGATTAATATTTGTAAATAATGCTAACGAGTCTGAAGAGCTTGGAACAGATTTTTATAATGAAAAATTAGAAAAAGTAAAAACAGTTCCTTACAAAAATAATTACGGATATATGTTTACCAGTGGGCCTAACACTTGGCATGGTATGGAAAAAAAGAAAATAGTTAAAGAAAGACGATGCATTCAAGTTAACTATGTTACCTTTGAAACAGATTGGAAAGTTCTGTAATTAAATAAAGTTTTTTACTAGTATCTATTTTGAGTACGTAACCACCTACAAATATAAAAAAAATAACTCGTTTTGGGCACACAAAACTAAGTAAACATTGTTTCTATTAATATTTGTATATAGAAATTTAAGATGTTTGAAAAATTAGAAGAATTAGCAAAAAATAATAAAAAAATTTCAGATTTTCACATTAGAAGTGGCTGGCCATTAGCATTTAGACAAACTGGAGAAATACATAAAATTCCAGAGATAATTGTCAAAGAACAAGATCTTCAAGATTTGTTATCGACTAATTGTAATGAAACTGAAATTAATAAGTTTAGTGAAACTCATGAGTTAGATTCATCAGTTACATTAAGTGGACTAAGATTTAGAGCTAA
The nucleotide sequence above comes from Candidatus Pelagibacter giovannonii. Encoded proteins:
- the uvrC gene encoding excinuclease ABC subunit UvrC is translated as MKSSELGKDVIRKELPLIPKSPGVYRMLDHKDVILYVGKAKNLPNRLKSYVAEKNHIIRTARMLSQTFKLEITTTANESEALLLEANLIKKYKPKFNILLKDDKSFPFVFISNKDQWAQVTKHRGKKDKEGFYFGPFASAGTANWTIKMLQKIFQIRVCDDGTFKNRKRPCILYQIKRCSGPCVDYINKEDYKKSVDQAIQFVSGKSRDIQKNLSKQMEEASGKLDFERASIFRDRIKSLNIIQSSQRINEANLVDADVIAGYKESGKTCIQVFFYRSKQNWGNQAYFPKHDPDQNVSEIMSSFLMQFYENKNVPKLIIINTEIKDKKLIEETLSKKENSTISINLAKKGTKAKVIAMAEKNAKESLNRKIYETNNNKNLFDGVAKKFDLKDGLNLVEVYDNSHISGTNSVGAMITFGNEGFIKKRYRKFDIKTEGAEQDDFAMLKEVLTRRFKRAMLEKGNYLTLPDLILIDGGKGQYSSAKEVLDEFGLQDLPMIAIAKGKLRNSGDETFFYKGKSFKFDKNDPTLFFMQRLRDEAHRFAITSHRAKRAKGITKSLLDQIDGIGSIRKRALLNHFGSARAVESASFDEIKSVEGVEEKVAKKIYNFFHE
- a CDS encoding dihydroneopterin aldolase, with amino-acid sequence MKKNNLRVVKIDKNKSLFNYEKKILIKDLILDLKLGYYDFEKEKTQKVKFSLEIDYEDRKPTNDKDIKSIVNYGQVVKLITKLAKKKHYNFLETLAEDVFDVLFKDKRIGKIMLKIEKLEIIKECASVGIQITKKRSHEKL
- a CDS encoding SDR family oxidoreductase, producing MEANKIIITGAATRMGAAIAKKLSGPGVEMVIHYNRSKSEAEKLRKELSKNKTKVYLVKGDLAKEQDLKKIIKFSKLKLKYFDCLVNNASLFENDSLRNFSSKSWSQHIDVNLKAPAYLTKEFSKNVKGKNNNIINIIDQRVFKLTPFFFSYTLSKTGLYTLTKTSAMELAPNIRVNGIAPGPTIKNKRQTEIHFKKQYLATPLKQQVNVKDICSAVDFFIKNSSITGQVIAIDSGQSLNWQTPDVIGKE
- the uvrB gene encoding excinuclease ABC subunit UvrB, with the protein product MQNTYQDLITDIQSKNPEIHQKLEGGQKFKLVTDFKPAGDQPEAIKQLVKGANKDELSQVLLGVTGSGKTFTMAQVIERTNRPALILAPNKTLAAQLYGEMKSFFPENAVEYFVSYYDYYTPEAYVPRSDTYIEKEASINEQIDRMRHSATRSLLERDDVIIVSSVSCIYGLGSVEAYSKMTLSLKTGYDYNREQLIKSLVALQYKRNDQSFYRGTFRARGEYLEIFPSHLEDRAWRLSLFGDKLEKLEEFDPLTGDLLKDLDVIKVYANSHYITPKPTIEQAVIKIKRELELTLKKFKEQNKLLEAQRLEERTKFDLEMIEATGSCAGIENYSRFLSGRKPGEPPPTLFEYFPDNTLIFVDECHVTVPQLNGMYKGDRSRKSNLAEYGFRLPSCMDNRPLKFEEWDAMRTQTVFVSATPGPWELEQVKGKFVEQIIRPTGLIDPPVEIKPAKNQVDDLMHECKKTIDKNFRVLVTTLTKKMAEDLTEYFHENGIRVRYLHSDIDTLERIEIMRDLRLGVFDVLVGINLLREGLDIPECALVGILDADKEGFLRSETSLVQTIGRAARNLEGRVILYADKETKSIKKAIQETDRRRAIQVAYNKKHNIDATSIKKEISDVLESVYEKDYLKVGTGDNIGGNLKKHLKQLNKRMKDAATNLEFEEAAKIRDEIRNLEASELEIVLNPKVKHYNQENRVYPKGRSKMGLPGTRAQKGKKKWKQTK
- a CDS encoding pyridoxal phosphate-dependent aminotransferase, with the translated sequence MSIISDSLKKIKPSPTIAVTQKARELKAAGKDVIGLGAGEPDFDTPDNIKQAAIKAINDGDTKYTAVDGTAALKDAIVKKFKRENNLDYTTDQITVGAGGKHVIYNAMMATLNEGDEVIVPAPYWVSYPDMVLLAGGTPIILECNEKQGFKINPVELEKSITPKTKWIILNSPSNPTGACYTEGDIKEIANILAKHPHVHILSDDIYEHVTYEGFKFFTIAQIDSLKERVLTMNGVSKAYSMTGWRIGYAAGPKEIIKAIAKIQSQSTTNPSSISQAAAVEALNGTQDFIKERAISFQERRNFVVKALNEIDGIECLNPDGAFYVFPSCKGLMGKKDTSGKELKTDTDFVQSLLENSGVAVVQGSAFGLEGFFRISYATSMENLKKALEKISTFCKSLN
- a CDS encoding YtoQ family protein encodes the protein MLNVYLAGEIHSNWREEIIQLCEKEKLDVKFTSPITDHEASDNCGVEILGAEEKNFWKDRKGANINSIRTKKSIQDCDVIIVKFGEKFKQWNAAFDAGYATALNKSMIVIHTDDHQHALKEVDGSAAAVASDQKQAFRILKYILKGSLK
- a CDS encoding NAD(P)H-binding protein, whose translation is MKTALLFGSSGLVGGHLLNQLIKNTNYSKIKLFVRSVPEISDPKVEIIKTDFNSLQNHKEDIKGDDCFFCIGTTKQNSPNKDEYRRIELDVPKEIAQFAKSNLVKSFIFVSALYANPKSSGDYVRFKGLVEEELKQLNFPKLGIMRPSFLMGDRKEKRVGEKIGIFVFKLLSPLLLGPLKKMRPIHSETVARAMIIVIQNDIQKTTFESNEIVETFKN
- the trxB gene encoding thioredoxin-disulfide reductase; translated protein: MSENPIKHTKVLIIGSGPAGYTAAVYAARAMLSPVLVYGSAPGGQLTTTTDVENYPGFSDVIQGPWLMDQMRDQAKAVGTEMIEDHISSVNLKSTPFEAIGDSGQKYTADSIIISTGAQARWLNLESEQKFRGFGVSACATCDGFFFKEKVVAVVGGGNAAVEEAMFLTKFASKVKLIHRRDELRAEKMLQKKLMENKKIEIIWDSAVDEVIGDGEPKNVTGIKIKNLKTNKIDELKIDGLFIAIGHDPATALFKDQLDMDKEGYLLTKPDLTETNIPGVYAAGDVKDKTFRQAVTAAGMGCMAALEAEKFLSH
- a CDS encoding mitochondrial fission ELM1 family protein — translated: MTKLKGILLTQGMHGMISQVEGLAKALDLDFIHEKIELNHFWKLIPPKLTPISESVYKKINHDDFDVIISCGRKSVIPSIHLKNTAKKKVFNIHIQDPKVDLNHFDFIVAPEHDGIEGQNVISTKGAIHYLTESEINENKDYLNSFIKKDERKIWALIMGGPTKYYEYSKENIKAIFENLNNLNKQNNFQLVVIPSMRTPKNIIQYAKDYFGENHTVIETIDKKAYLSALAISEKIVVTCDSSSMISEAALTGKPIYVANISPKKNDKRFQKFRNLFKELNITRILGEEIENWNYQKLDETNRVANIIKQKINS